A region from the Luteolibacter flavescens genome encodes:
- a CDS encoding glycoside hydrolase family 16 protein, which produces MRLFSLVLGILISSAPIGAAAWKEVFRDDFDGTSVNAAEWSMYHSPGHNGNGLRRASAFSVANGILTCTARMVNGQLVSGGMAHHRNYLYGKFEFRVRTTPESGTSTSGVVLTWPQSEQWPRDGENDIYETTTNRDRKSFHTFIHYPDAQGRDATWHRQHQVDASQWRTVAMEWEPGQIRIYHKEENAPFRGDEQPAAILSDPAMIPDNPHHLCIQLDAFAQTMTGESRLEVDWVRIYQWEQPAIAPDPASGSLLPAPPAGKTWKMVWNDEFDGQVIDGTKWDRPNWPRRDHFWRANSAFLDGQGHMVLRTEKIDGKYYSPCIRTIDRFYKAYGYFETRAKLPREEGHWTAFWLYHPDVNKVGNEGRDGTEIDIFEWPHRDGSVHHALHWDGYGAAHKNTSKTSHPPGILDGGFHVFSLWWTPEEYVFYVDGRETWRTSDGGVCQIPLYLKWSSEIGDWAGDITKAELPDDTVIDYVRVFDLVDVPSTSFNIRTFNRRNNQIHLSFQTQPGKLYTIFSSPDLSTWSAVPLQQSLRGSGGIFARSFPDPGGQRHFFRIDEF; this is translated from the coding sequence ATGCGCCTGTTTTCCCTCGTTCTCGGCATCCTCATCTCCTCCGCTCCTATAGGTGCGGCGGCATGGAAGGAGGTTTTCCGCGATGACTTCGACGGCACCTCGGTGAACGCCGCGGAGTGGTCGATGTATCACAGTCCCGGCCACAATGGGAACGGGCTCCGGAGGGCGTCGGCCTTCTCGGTGGCGAATGGCATCCTCACCTGCACGGCCCGCATGGTGAATGGCCAGCTCGTCAGCGGAGGCATGGCGCACCATCGGAACTACCTCTACGGCAAGTTCGAGTTCCGCGTGCGCACCACGCCGGAGAGCGGCACCTCCACCAGCGGCGTGGTGCTGACCTGGCCGCAGTCGGAGCAGTGGCCGCGCGATGGTGAGAATGACATCTACGAGACCACGACGAACCGCGACCGGAAGTCCTTCCACACCTTCATCCACTATCCAGACGCCCAAGGTCGCGATGCCACGTGGCACCGGCAGCACCAGGTGGATGCCAGCCAGTGGCGGACCGTGGCGATGGAGTGGGAGCCCGGCCAGATCCGCATCTATCACAAGGAAGAGAACGCACCCTTCCGCGGGGACGAGCAGCCCGCGGCAATCCTGAGCGATCCCGCGATGATCCCGGACAACCCGCACCACCTGTGCATCCAGCTCGACGCCTTCGCGCAGACGATGACCGGCGAGTCCCGGCTGGAGGTGGACTGGGTGCGCATCTATCAATGGGAGCAGCCCGCCATCGCTCCAGATCCAGCCTCGGGCAGCCTGTTGCCCGCTCCACCCGCCGGGAAGACGTGGAAGATGGTGTGGAACGATGAGTTCGACGGCCAGGTGATCGACGGGACGAAATGGGACCGGCCGAACTGGCCCCGACGCGATCACTTCTGGCGGGCAAACAGCGCCTTTCTCGATGGCCAGGGGCACATGGTCCTCCGCACGGAGAAGATCGATGGGAAGTACTACTCTCCCTGCATCCGCACCATCGACCGCTTTTACAAGGCCTACGGCTACTTCGAGACACGGGCGAAGTTGCCGCGGGAGGAGGGACACTGGACCGCCTTCTGGCTCTATCACCCGGACGTGAACAAGGTGGGGAACGAAGGCCGCGATGGCACGGAGATCGATATCTTCGAGTGGCCGCACCGCGATGGCTCCGTCCACCACGCGCTGCACTGGGATGGCTACGGGGCCGCCCATAAGAACACGAGCAAGACCTCCCACCCGCCTGGCATCCTGGACGGTGGCTTCCACGTTTTCTCCCTGTGGTGGACGCCGGAGGAATACGTCTTCTACGTGGATGGCCGGGAGACATGGCGCACCTCGGACGGAGGCGTGTGCCAGATCCCGCTCTACCTGAAGTGGTCCAGCGAGATCGGCGATTGGGCGGGCGACATCACGAAGGCGGAGCTGCCGGACGACACGGTGATCGACTATGTGCGGGTCTTCGATCTCGTGGACGTGCCCTCGACGTCGTTCAACATCCGCACCTTCAACCGGCGGAACAACCAGATCCACCTGAGCTTTCAGACGCAGCCGGGCAAGCTCTACACGATCTTCTCCAGCCCGGATCTCTCCACCTGGAGCGCGGTGCCGCTGCAGCAGTCGCTGAGGGGCTCGGGCGGCATCTTCGCGCGTTCCTTTCCCGATCCCGGCGGACAGAGGCATTTCTTCCGGATCGATGAGTTCTAA
- a CDS encoding response regulator transcription factor, with protein sequence MRCLLIEDYTPLRQSMGECLRHAGFIVDESRTGDEGLWSAKNHDYGVIVLDIMLPGLDGMAILRELRRSRDKTPILMISARDAVASRVEGLDSGADDYLVKPFDLQELVARVRALSRRKFDNETSEIRVGDLHVDGLRKRVTRAGREIQLTRLEYKLIHYLAQRAGQPVSRQEIGAHVYEDGGGDGGTNKIDVCINCLRKKLNAPGEADLISTRRGFGYMLEGQGE encoded by the coding sequence GTGCGCTGTCTATTGATCGAGGACTATACGCCGTTGCGCCAGAGCATGGGCGAGTGTCTGCGCCATGCCGGCTTCATCGTGGATGAGAGCAGGACGGGCGATGAGGGGCTGTGGAGCGCGAAGAACCATGATTACGGGGTGATCGTGCTCGATATCATGCTGCCCGGCTTGGACGGCATGGCCATCCTGCGGGAACTGCGGAGGAGCCGGGACAAGACGCCGATCCTGATGATCAGTGCGCGGGATGCGGTCGCGAGCCGGGTGGAGGGGCTGGATTCGGGAGCAGATGACTATCTTGTGAAGCCCTTCGATCTCCAGGAGCTGGTCGCGCGGGTGCGGGCGCTTTCCCGGCGGAAATTCGACAATGAGACGTCCGAGATCCGCGTGGGGGACCTGCATGTGGATGGCCTTCGGAAGCGGGTGACGCGGGCCGGGCGGGAGATCCAGCTCACGCGGCTGGAGTACAAGCTGATCCATTACCTGGCGCAGCGTGCGGGCCAGCCGGTCTCACGCCAGGAGATCGGGGCGCACGTTTACGAGGATGGCGGTGGTGATGGCGGGACGAACAAGATCGACGTCTGCATCAACTGCCTGCGGAAAAAGCTGAATGCTCCGGGTGAAGCCGATCTCATCAGCACGCGCCGCGGATTTGGCTACATGCTGGAGGGGCAGGGAGAATGA
- a CDS encoding TonB-dependent hemoglobin/transferrin/lactoferrin family receptor, which produces MPPKFLLLAAALVLMPGLHGEENEDPGDDAEKKDEGGDGGSEVVHFDELVVVGTRTAKPWIDSNGSVTSVRADDLVREGTYDVGSISRYDPLVSAPFDFSTSDTLYAYAGSGYTGFNVRGAEGNRISLEVDGIRLPPQYVSTSFDMGSAGGSGGMGRDYFDPAMFSLIEIYKGGGSALYGSDAMGGVIAMRTLDASDILDGKGWGGFSRVQYFSVNDMLARQVGGAWEKGDFRMMLLYSGRNGGETENQGRSLYQPNPVNFDSHSGLGKFDYSAGDHRFQLTLESFRRDVDVNTRSAVREAAMGGFNNYVLNYQMMERQRASLRWEVEPAASWIDKMEAQAYWQASENRSDNLSASKDRDFGGVIVKGRKRKQSIDFGTRIAGLAYQALKQYEHGAIRQQWLGGVDVSLEQSESSFARVDTSVPSDRNRTPFAPSDTWRAGAYLQNEIRAGERWSFTPGLRVDYQLIKPEISEEYRDRIEELALNGTYVELSDEYDNVAVSPRFDIAYKPTSATRLYGTYAMGIRNPSAEELSMVFIHPDSSGGTAGTVNLPNPDLKEEVSHAFEVGYKAEGDPGRFQVAGFYTLYKDFIENNRFTGEVDDEGREINMSVNRGESVIYGAELSGEANLGYWSGTLSGWRMGAASGISIGKNKADDSWLNSIEPWKSSVFLAYDSPGGKFGTRLTGTYVDKVRRVDDTIPETGTLFRPPAYFLADLSAYWRPDEGLTVNAGVNNLLGEKYWSWAAGRRTAAAYGDRDRSSAAGTNWYLSVSQTF; this is translated from the coding sequence ATGCCGCCGAAATTCCTGCTCCTCGCAGCGGCGCTGGTGCTCATGCCGGGCCTGCATGGCGAGGAGAACGAAGACCCCGGCGACGATGCGGAGAAGAAGGATGAAGGTGGGGATGGCGGCAGCGAGGTGGTCCATTTCGATGAACTCGTGGTGGTCGGCACGCGCACGGCAAAGCCGTGGATTGACTCGAATGGATCGGTGACGAGCGTGCGTGCGGACGATCTCGTGAGGGAGGGCACGTACGATGTGGGTAGTATTTCAAGGTATGACCCGCTGGTCTCGGCTCCCTTCGACTTCAGCACGAGTGATACGCTGTATGCATACGCCGGCAGCGGTTACACGGGATTCAATGTCCGTGGTGCCGAGGGGAACAGGATCTCGCTGGAGGTGGACGGCATCCGCCTGCCTCCGCAGTATGTCTCGACTTCCTTCGACATGGGGAGTGCCGGTGGATCGGGTGGCATGGGGCGGGACTATTTCGATCCGGCGATGTTCAGCCTCATCGAGATCTACAAAGGCGGCGGCAGCGCGCTCTATGGAAGCGATGCGATGGGCGGGGTGATCGCGATGCGGACCCTCGATGCCTCCGATATCCTGGATGGAAAGGGATGGGGAGGCTTCTCGCGGGTGCAGTATTTCTCGGTGAATGACATGCTTGCCCGGCAGGTGGGCGGAGCTTGGGAGAAGGGGGACTTCCGCATGATGCTGCTCTATAGCGGGCGGAATGGAGGAGAGACGGAGAACCAGGGAAGGTCCCTGTACCAGCCGAATCCCGTGAACTTCGACAGCCATTCCGGGCTCGGGAAATTCGACTATTCCGCGGGCGACCACCGGTTCCAACTCACCCTGGAATCCTTCCGCCGCGATGTGGACGTGAACACGCGCAGCGCCGTGCGGGAGGCTGCGATGGGAGGCTTCAACAACTATGTGCTCAACTACCAGATGATGGAGCGCCAGAGGGCGAGCCTGCGCTGGGAAGTGGAGCCTGCCGCCTCGTGGATCGACAAGATGGAGGCCCAGGCATACTGGCAGGCCTCGGAAAACCGGAGTGACAATCTCAGCGCGAGCAAGGACCGCGACTTCGGCGGCGTGATCGTGAAGGGGCGCAAGAGGAAGCAGTCGATCGACTTCGGCACGCGCATCGCGGGACTGGCTTATCAGGCACTGAAGCAGTACGAACACGGGGCCATCCGGCAGCAGTGGCTTGGCGGGGTGGATGTGAGCCTGGAGCAAAGCGAGAGCTCCTTTGCTAGGGTGGACACCAGCGTCCCCTCGGACCGGAACCGCACTCCCTTCGCTCCGTCCGATACCTGGCGTGCGGGTGCCTATCTGCAAAACGAGATCCGTGCGGGAGAGCGGTGGAGTTTCACACCGGGCCTGCGTGTGGACTACCAGCTCATCAAGCCGGAGATATCCGAGGAATACCGGGACCGGATCGAGGAGCTGGCGCTCAATGGAACCTACGTCGAGCTGTCTGATGAATACGACAATGTCGCGGTCTCGCCACGCTTCGACATCGCCTACAAGCCGACATCGGCGACCCGCCTCTACGGGACCTATGCCATGGGCATCCGGAATCCATCGGCGGAGGAGCTGTCGATGGTATTCATCCACCCGGACTCGAGCGGCGGCACCGCCGGGACGGTGAATCTGCCGAATCCGGACCTGAAGGAAGAGGTGAGCCATGCCTTCGAGGTCGGCTACAAGGCGGAGGGCGATCCGGGACGCTTCCAGGTCGCGGGCTTCTACACGCTCTACAAGGACTTCATCGAGAACAACCGGTTCACCGGGGAAGTCGATGACGAGGGACGCGAGATCAACATGTCGGTGAACCGCGGCGAGTCCGTCATCTATGGCGCCGAGCTGAGCGGGGAGGCGAATCTCGGGTATTGGTCCGGCACGCTGTCCGGGTGGCGGATGGGAGCCGCCAGCGGGATCTCGATCGGCAAGAACAAGGCCGACGACTCGTGGCTGAATTCCATCGAGCCGTGGAAATCGAGCGTGTTCCTGGCCTACGACAGTCCCGGCGGGAAATTCGGGACGCGGCTCACGGGGACCTATGTCGACAAGGTCCGGAGAGTGGATGACACCATTCCGGAGACCGGGACCCTCTTCCGCCCCCCGGCATATTTCCTCGCCGATCTCTCCGCCTACTGGCGTCCCGACGAAGGCCTCACGGTGAATGCCGGGGTCAACAATCTCCTCGGTGAGAAATACTGGTCGTGGGCGGCAGGCCGCCGCACGGCCGCCGCCTACGGGGACCGCGATCGCAGCAGCGCGGCGGGGACGAACTGGTACCTCTCGGTATCGCAGACCTTCTGA
- a CDS encoding DNRLRE domain-containing protein gives MKFLVVASFILAGQMASRGESVTLTPVKDRDVYQGTGNPTGSDFSLGVSASLALGGGHSQKSVIQFDVGSASIGMAEAEIGSATLRLYVMSPEVYPYEQNIGGDVLISYQMQTWTEASLRWSTFSRGDSIGTLKLIGDRPYNDGRGTTIYEINTWVEVDVTAAVKEWTSGRKTNHGFLLEPDEVNTPYLSAAFADSITGWKPELVITRAEPPAAFKLLSWERGVGKVTLTWSSVPGRRYAIEESVDLVAWNSIGEFTASATTTTGEATTDAGGGDRAFYRVNEILTQP, from the coding sequence ATGAAGTTTCTAGTAGTTGCCTCATTCATCCTGGCCGGGCAGATGGCCTCGAGGGGAGAGTCCGTGACGCTGACGCCGGTCAAGGACCGCGATGTCTATCAAGGCACGGGGAATCCCACCGGCTCGGATTTTTCGCTCGGGGTGAGCGCTTCCCTGGCACTCGGAGGCGGGCATTCCCAGAAGTCGGTGATCCAGTTCGACGTCGGGTCCGCCTCTATCGGCATGGCCGAGGCGGAGATCGGGAGTGCGACGCTGAGGCTCTACGTCATGTCTCCCGAGGTCTATCCCTACGAGCAAAACATCGGCGGGGATGTCCTGATCTCCTACCAGATGCAGACTTGGACGGAGGCGTCGCTGCGCTGGTCCACCTTCAGCCGCGGGGACTCCATCGGCACCCTCAAGCTCATCGGGGACAGGCCCTACAATGACGGCAGGGGCACCACGATCTACGAGATCAACACGTGGGTGGAGGTGGACGTCACCGCAGCGGTGAAGGAGTGGACCTCCGGCAGGAAGACGAACCACGGATTCCTGCTGGAGCCGGATGAAGTGAATACCCCTTACCTGAGTGCGGCCTTTGCCGACTCCATCACCGGGTGGAAGCCGGAGCTGGTGATCACCCGTGCGGAACCGCCTGCCGCTTTCAAGCTTCTCTCCTGGGAGCGTGGGGTGGGCAAGGTCACCCTCACCTGGAGCTCGGTCCCCGGACGCAGGTATGCGATCGAGGAATCGGTGGATCTGGTTGCATGGAATTCCATCGGGGAATTCACGGCCTCCGCCACGACCACGACCGGAGAGGCGACCACGGACGCCGGTGGCGGAGACCGCGCCTTCTACCGGGTGAATGAGATTCTGACCCAACCTTGA
- a CDS encoding heme ABC transporter ATP-binding protein, whose protein sequence is MDPVLHGHGLSFRVRGKQLLHGVDIGLHAGEIHAVVGRNGAGKSTLLKLLTGEMMPSAGSIGLDGRPLAVHKTRDLARRRAVLAQHTTLTFNYGVLEVALLGRLPHLKHGRETAEDITHARDALARVGLASLSDRGYLTLSGGEQQRVHLARVLAQLAGGEPQEKVPLLFLDEPTNNLDIHHQHQVLEIARELASAGAAVFAILHDLNLAARYADRVTLLQDGKLLATGTPATVFTPELLQRAFDHPVLVETHPIHRCPIVIPI, encoded by the coding sequence ATGGATCCCGTACTTCATGGCCACGGGCTATCCTTCCGGGTGAGGGGAAAGCAGCTCTTGCATGGGGTGGACATCGGCCTGCACGCCGGGGAGATCCACGCCGTCGTCGGCAGGAATGGAGCGGGAAAAAGCACGCTGCTGAAGCTGCTGACCGGCGAGATGATGCCGTCCGCAGGCAGCATCGGGCTGGATGGCCGTCCCCTCGCCGTGCACAAGACACGCGATCTTGCCCGCCGCCGCGCGGTGCTCGCCCAGCATACCACGCTCACCTTCAACTACGGCGTGCTCGAGGTGGCCCTACTCGGCCGCCTGCCCCATCTGAAGCACGGCCGGGAGACCGCGGAAGACATCACCCATGCGCGCGATGCCCTCGCTCGCGTAGGTCTCGCCAGCTTGTCAGACAGAGGCTACCTCACCCTCTCCGGCGGCGAGCAACAGCGTGTCCACCTCGCCCGCGTGCTCGCCCAGCTCGCAGGTGGGGAACCACAGGAGAAGGTGCCTCTCCTCTTTCTCGACGAGCCGACGAACAACCTCGATATTCATCACCAGCATCAGGTCCTAGAGATTGCCCGCGAGCTCGCATCTGCCGGTGCGGCGGTCTTTGCCATCTTGCACGACCTGAATCTCGCTGCACGCTACGCCGACCGCGTGACCCTCCTGCAGGATGGCAAGCTGCTGGCCACCGGCACCCCCGCGACGGTATTCACCCCCGAGCTGCTCCAGCGGGCCTTCGACCACCCCGTCCTTGTCGAGACCCACCCCATCCACCGCTGCCCGATTGTGATCCCCATCTGA
- a CDS encoding sensor histidine kinase — protein MRAPSLRLRLILASVLVIAVVLGLSKVSLYREIRHSLEAKVDSQLLSMAHVLAKTSELEATGVQYEWQEALKFDDALKLGGLFQFHDLKTGLVTRSPELGAQTLEFFDGGLNEPVFKNVLLPDGSPARAVALQHLPFINDHGLAEMERRGVRLHAKDFPQVLVYASSMTRVEAILHEARLRLWRTGLMTLAATSLVISLVIRWMVQPLKRLAADLAKHTAAAEISVPEMPRHVPSELVPLVSSFREALRQAQTARAHERELASHAAHQLRTPLAGIHSILELAIIKDGDRDDLLRRIEAALVETRQMRETLSGLLQLARLRGGAEEAGSLPFDASALVTRLLAQEQEREGNSRRVETSGLEQEQIVRGDPALVSIMISNLLGNAFHHSPANGLIRVEMDAGGSSIVFRTINPRGALKEEDLERILQPFQRGADVPVDMPGAGLGLPLAKEIAEKSGGGLRVYLRGESVVFEASLPRG, from the coding sequence ATGAGGGCGCCCTCGCTCCGTCTGCGGCTGATCCTTGCCAGCGTGCTCGTCATCGCCGTGGTGCTGGGGCTTTCGAAGGTATCGCTCTATCGGGAGATCCGCCATTCGCTGGAGGCAAAGGTGGATTCCCAGCTCCTGAGCATGGCCCATGTGCTTGCAAAGACCTCGGAGCTGGAGGCGACCGGGGTGCAATACGAGTGGCAAGAGGCACTGAAATTCGACGATGCCCTGAAGCTCGGAGGGCTCTTCCAATTCCACGATCTGAAGACGGGCCTCGTCACCCGATCCCCGGAGCTGGGAGCGCAGACGCTGGAGTTTTTCGACGGCGGGTTGAACGAGCCCGTTTTCAAGAACGTCCTCTTGCCGGATGGATCGCCGGCGAGGGCGGTGGCGCTGCAGCACCTGCCTTTCATCAATGACCATGGACTGGCGGAAATGGAGAGGCGGGGTGTCCGGCTGCATGCGAAGGATTTCCCGCAGGTGTTGGTCTATGCCAGCAGCATGACGCGCGTGGAGGCCATCCTGCACGAGGCCCGGCTGAGACTGTGGCGCACGGGGCTGATGACGCTTGCCGCGACGTCGCTGGTCATCTCGCTGGTGATCCGCTGGATGGTCCAGCCGCTGAAACGGCTTGCGGCCGATCTGGCGAAGCACACAGCGGCGGCCGAGATCAGCGTTCCCGAGATGCCGCGGCACGTCCCGTCGGAGCTGGTGCCGCTGGTGAGTTCATTCCGCGAGGCATTGCGGCAAGCGCAGACTGCGCGGGCGCACGAGCGCGAGCTGGCATCGCACGCGGCGCACCAGTTGCGCACGCCGCTTGCGGGGATTCACTCCATCCTTGAGCTCGCGATCATCAAGGACGGCGACCGGGACGACCTGCTCCGGAGGATCGAGGCGGCGCTGGTGGAGACCCGGCAGATGCGTGAGACCCTGAGCGGCCTGCTCCAGCTCGCGCGGTTGCGTGGCGGTGCGGAGGAAGCGGGGAGCTTGCCCTTCGATGCCTCCGCTCTCGTCACTCGCTTGCTTGCCCAGGAGCAGGAGCGCGAGGGGAATTCGCGCCGGGTGGAGACCTCGGGGTTGGAACAGGAGCAGATCGTCCGTGGAGATCCGGCACTGGTCTCGATCATGATTTCGAATCTGCTGGGAAATGCTTTCCACCATTCTCCGGCGAACGGGCTGATCCGGGTGGAGATGGATGCGGGGGGAAGCTCCATCGTTTTCCGGACGATCAATCCCCGTGGAGCTCTCAAGGAGGAGGATCTGGAGAGAATCCTGCAGCCATTCCAGAGAGGCGCGGACGTGCCGGTGGACATGCCGGGCGCGGGACTCGGGCTGCCGCTTGCAAAGGAGATCGCGGAGAAGTCCGGCGGAGGCTTGCGCGTTTATCTCAGGGGAGAGTCGGTCGTCTTTGAGGCGAGTCTTCCGAGGGGCTGA
- a CDS encoding FecCD family ABC transporter permease, with protein sequence MTVSPASMGRRPSRHRGVLVLLLCLLVGSMLLGAGAGAVKIPASHILATVAEKAGLRGMLEFLGLAWPEVTELEATVLHAIRLPRVLLAALVGGALGLSGAVLQGLFRNPLADPGLLGISSGATLAVSGAIVLHLASLGLYTLPLAAFAGSLTCMLVIQIFARHDRRTNVATMLLAGIAINSLCGAGTGLFTYFSSEDQLRAITFWMLGSLSGATWTSVGAAAPLILPGLLILPLLAGPMNAMLLGESTAQHLGVRVEWVKALVVLLIALGVGAGVAVSGMIGFVGLIVPNLIRIWTGPNHHVLLPASALLGSALLVLADMAARTVVAPLELPLGIVTAALGAPFFLILLVRQRRTGEL encoded by the coding sequence ATGACCGTCTCCCCGGCATCCATGGGAAGGCGGCCGTCGCGCCACCGCGGTGTGCTGGTGCTGCTGCTGTGCCTGCTGGTCGGCAGCATGCTTCTGGGAGCGGGAGCCGGAGCTGTGAAGATTCCTGCCAGCCACATCCTCGCAACGGTGGCGGAGAAGGCAGGGCTGCGGGGCATGCTGGAGTTCCTCGGGTTGGCATGGCCGGAGGTCACAGAGCTGGAGGCCACGGTGCTGCATGCCATCCGGCTGCCCCGGGTGCTGCTGGCAGCGCTGGTGGGTGGCGCGCTCGGGCTTTCCGGTGCGGTTTTACAGGGCCTGTTCCGCAATCCTCTCGCAGACCCGGGGCTGCTGGGTATCTCCAGCGGGGCGACCTTGGCGGTGTCCGGTGCCATCGTGCTGCACCTGGCTTCGCTCGGACTATACACGTTGCCGCTTGCGGCATTCGCCGGCAGTCTGACGTGCATGCTGGTGATTCAGATCTTCGCCCGCCATGACCGGCGGACGAATGTGGCGACGATGCTGCTGGCGGGCATCGCGATCAATTCGCTCTGTGGCGCGGGGACGGGGCTTTTCACCTACTTCTCCAGCGAGGACCAGCTCCGCGCGATCACCTTCTGGATGCTCGGCTCGCTTTCCGGCGCGACGTGGACCTCCGTGGGTGCCGCTGCGCCACTCATCCTGCCCGGCCTGCTCATCCTGCCGCTGCTGGCCGGACCGATGAATGCGATGCTGCTGGGAGAGAGCACAGCGCAGCATCTCGGCGTGAGGGTGGAGTGGGTGAAGGCGCTCGTCGTGTTGCTGATCGCGCTTGGCGTGGGAGCCGGAGTCGCGGTCTCCGGGATGATCGGCTTTGTCGGTCTCATCGTGCCAAATCTGATCCGGATCTGGACCGGGCCGAATCATCACGTGCTGCTGCCCGCCTCCGCCCTGCTCGGCTCCGCCCTGCTGGTGCTGGCGGACATGGCAGCGCGCACCGTGGTCGCACCGCTGGAGCTGCCGCTGGGCATCGTGACCGCGGCGTTGGGTGCGCCTTTCTTTCTCATCCTGCTGGTCCGGCAGAGACGCACCGGGGAACTATGA
- a CDS encoding PEP-CTERM sorting domain-containing protein, producing the protein MKLSNRNYRALLVLGAVASVTGLSEGAVLHGISAPGWDRSSSSAGHAAWEYWDVPSGQGAFTDLAPDISYGGAAFTSTLTQSFAGAYTTGSGGPDNNPARLGVGGEGTQFLFSLAGTGSSAIESITLQIKHSNSLNAAFEEIPSPFVASLNGATGITGIKNPNGTSTPENYRWSASDPGTSVFFWVYSYTWTGLDIAAGEHFTIDFSNAPDDLGFGFSVDTVSIDVNYAVPEPSALALLGLGGLGVAFRRRRSS; encoded by the coding sequence ATGAAGTTATCTAACAGAAATTACCGGGCGCTGCTTGTGCTCGGTGCAGTCGCCTCGGTCACGGGACTTTCCGAGGGAGCGGTCCTCCACGGCATCAGTGCTCCCGGCTGGGACCGGAGCTCATCCTCGGCAGGTCACGCCGCGTGGGAATACTGGGATGTCCCGAGCGGACAGGGAGCCTTCACGGACCTCGCGCCGGACATTTCCTACGGTGGCGCGGCATTCACCTCCACGCTCACGCAGAGCTTCGCCGGTGCCTACACCACCGGAAGCGGTGGGCCGGACAATAATCCCGCGCGCCTTGGCGTGGGTGGAGAGGGCACCCAGTTCCTCTTCTCGCTCGCGGGCACCGGGTCCTCGGCCATCGAGAGCATCACCCTTCAGATCAAGCATTCGAACAGCCTGAATGCCGCCTTCGAGGAAATCCCTTCGCCCTTCGTGGCCTCGCTCAATGGAGCCACAGGCATCACGGGAATCAAGAATCCGAACGGCACCTCGACTCCGGAGAACTACCGGTGGTCCGCCTCCGATCCCGGGACTTCGGTATTCTTCTGGGTCTATAGCTATACCTGGACCGGGCTGGACATCGCGGCGGGCGAGCACTTCACCATCGACTTCTCCAATGCGCCCGATGATCTGGGGTTCGGCTTCTCCGTGGACACCGTTTCCATCGACGTGAACTACGCGGTGCCGGAGCCATCCGCACTGGCGCTGCTCGGTCTGGGCGGCCTGGGCGTCGCATTCAGGCGCCGCCGCTCCTCGTGA
- a CDS encoding heme/hemin ABC transporter substrate-binding protein — protein sequence MRKTTAVIFLLLTLGRLAATPIKGADGVEVEIGDPQRIVALNASTVEILVEFGMGDRIVATDNGGERVLAPAKTTGLGHPYRPSVEGIIAQKPDLVITPLENIKEPPLAQLRSAKVPVLVLEDSDTDGVDGLKRRITMIAAALAVPEKGKALNDSIDARLKPIAETNAKLAKKKRVFFLYAHGPGSAVIHGRDTGAHWLIELAGGANAADFTEGTKPLTPEALVAAAPDDIIMLERGLSAVGGMNGALALTGVSLTPAGKNRAIHTVDDNIRWIGPRFLGEVEKLHADLYGKPAK from the coding sequence ATGAGAAAGACGACAGCGGTGATTTTCCTTTTGCTCACCCTGGGCCGGCTGGCAGCCACGCCGATCAAGGGAGCGGATGGCGTGGAGGTGGAGATCGGAGATCCGCAGCGGATCGTGGCGCTGAATGCCTCCACCGTGGAGATCCTGGTGGAATTCGGGATGGGAGACCGTATCGTCGCGACAGACAATGGCGGCGAGCGCGTGCTGGCACCGGCGAAGACAACGGGCCTCGGCCATCCGTACAGGCCGAGCGTGGAAGGCATCATCGCACAAAAGCCAGATCTGGTCATCACGCCGCTGGAGAACATCAAGGAGCCACCGCTCGCCCAGCTTCGCAGCGCGAAGGTCCCGGTGCTGGTCCTGGAGGACTCGGACACGGACGGGGTGGATGGCCTGAAGCGACGGATCACGATGATCGCCGCGGCATTGGCGGTACCCGAGAAAGGCAAGGCGTTGAACGACTCGATTGATGCACGTCTGAAGCCGATCGCCGAGACGAATGCGAAGCTCGCGAAGAAGAAGCGCGTCTTCTTCCTCTATGCGCACGGCCCGGGCAGCGCCGTGATTCATGGTCGCGACACCGGCGCGCACTGGCTCATCGAGCTCGCCGGAGGAGCGAATGCTGCCGACTTCACCGAGGGCACGAAGCCCCTGACGCCGGAAGCGCTCGTCGCAGCCGCGCCGGATGACATCATCATGCTGGAGAGGGGGCTGAGCGCGGTGGGCGGCATGAATGGTGCGCTGGCTCTGACGGGTGTCTCGCTCACGCCCGCGGGGAAGAATCGCGCGATCCACACCGTGGATGACAATATCCGATGGATCGGCCCCAGATTCCTGGGTGAGGTGGAGAAGCTCCACGCGGATCTCTACGGCAAGCCGGCGAAATGA